The DNA segment CTTCTTCGGGTACATCGAGGGCTACGACAAGGTCCACCCCACCCGCGGCAGCCAGAGCGCCGACCGGCTGTCCGGCCTGAAGGTCGTCGACGACCACACCTTCACGGTCAAGCTCGACCAGAAGTTCTCCAGCTTCCCCGACACCCTCGGCTACGCCGCCTTCGCCCCGCTGCCCCGGGCGTTCTTCACCGACCACGCCGGCTGGCTGAAGAAGCCGGTCGGCAACGGGCCGTACCGCATCGAGTCCTACCAGCGCGGCGCGCAGATGAACCTCAGGACCTGGGACCGCTACCCCGGGCCCGACAAGGCGGTCAACGGCGGGGTGACCCTCAAGGTCTACACGGACAGCAACACCGCCTACACCGACCTGATGGCCGGCAACCTCGACCTCGTCGACGACATCCCCGCCGCGCAGCTCAGGAACGTCAGGAGCGACCTCGGCGACCGGTACATCAACACCCCGGCCGGCATCATCCAGACGCTCGAGTTCCCCTTCTACGACAAGCGGTGGAACCGGCCGGGCTCGGAGAAGGTGCGCACCGGGCTGTCCATGGCGATCAACCGCAAGCAGATCACCGACACCCTCTTCCGGCAGACCCGCACCCCCGCCAGTGACTGGACCTCCCCGGTGCTCGGCGTGCAGGGCGGCTTCAAGGAAGGGCTGTGCGGCAAGGCCTGCGCATACGACCCCGCCGGGGCCAAGAAGCTCGTCAAGGAGGGCGGCGGCATCCCCGGCGGCCAGGTCAAGATCACGTACAACGCGGACGCGGGCTCGCACCGGCAGTGGATCGACGCCGTGTGCAACTCCATCAACAACGCCCTCGGCGACAACAAGGCCTGCGTCGGCAACCCGGTCGGCACCTTCGCCGACTTCCGCAACCAGATCGGGCAGCACCGGATGAGCGGCCCGTTCCGCGCCGGCTGGCAGATGGACTACCCGCTCATCCAGAACTTCCTCCAGCCGATGTACTACACCGACGCCTCCTCCAACGACGGCAAGTGGTCCAACGGGGAGTTCGACAAGCTCGTCGACCAGGCCAACGCCGAGAGCGACCCCATCAGATCGGTCGCCACCTTCCAGAAGGCCGAGGAGGTCGTGCGCGACCACATGGCCGCCATCCCGCTCTGGTACCAGAACGGCAGCGCCGGCTACTCCGACCGCCTGTCCGACGTGGCGCTCAACCCCTTCAGCGTCCCCGTCTACAACGAGATCAAGGTCAGCTGACCCGGCATGGGGCGCTACGTCGTCCGGCGACTGCTCCAGATGATCCCGGTGTTCGTCGGGTCCACCCTGCTGATCTTCCTCATGGTCAACGTGATGGGCGACCCCGTCGCCGGACTGTGCGGCGAGCGCAGCTGCGACCCGGCGACGGCCGCCCAGCTCAAGCGCGAGTTCGGCTTGGACAAGCCTCTGTGGCAGCAGTACCTCACCTACATGGGGAACGTCTTCACCGGAGACTTCGGCACGGCGTTCAACGGCCAGAAGGTCACCGAGCTGATGGCGACGTCGTTCCCCGTCACCATCCGGCTGACCGTCGTGGCGATCGTCTTCGAGGTCGTCGTCGGCATCACCCTCGGCGTCGTCACGGGCCTCAGGCGCGGCCGGCCCGTCGACACCGCCGTGCTGCTGCTCACCCTGGTCGTCATCTCCGTGCCGACCTTCGTGACCGGTCTGCTGCTCCAGCTCCTGCTCGGCGTGGAGTGGGGCTGGATCAGACCGTCCGTCCCGCCCGAGGCGGCGTTCGACGAGCTGATCGTGCCCGGCCTGGTCCTCGCCTCCGTCTCGCTCGCCTACGTCACCCGGCTCACCCGTACCTCCATCGCGGAGAACAAGCGGTCCGACTACGTCCGCACGGCCATCGCCAAGGGGCTGCCCCGCCGCCGGGTCGTCGTGCGGCACCTGCTGCGCAACTCGCTGATCCCGGTGGTCACCTTCATCGGCACCGACATCGGCGCACTGATGGGCGGCGCGATCGTCACCGAGCGGATCTTCAACATCCACGGCGTCGGCTACCAGCTCTACCAGGGCATCCTGCGGCAGAACACCCAGACGGTCGTCGGCTTCGTGACCGTCCTCGTGCTGGTCTTCCTCGCCGCCAACCTGCTCGTGGACCTGCTGTACGCCGTACTCGACCCGAGGATCCGCTATGCCTGAGCAGCAGTCGTACGAGGCCGACGGCGCGATCGCCGGCACCGGCGCGGGCGGCGCGATGGACCTGGCGGCCAGTGAGGCGGCCGGCCTGGAGCGGGGGCCGGGCGGCCCCGCCGGCACCGGACCGCGGGGCAGGCCGCGCTCACTGTGGTCCGACGCCTGGCGCGACCTCAGACGCAACCCGGTCTTCCTGGTCTCCGCCGCCGTGATCCTCTTCCTGGTCTTCATCTCCCTGTGGCCCTCGGCCATCACCTCCGGCAGCCCCCTCACCTGCGACCTGGCCAAGTCGCAGGAAGGCCCCGCGCCCGGCCACCCCTTCGGGTACGACGGCCAGGGCTGCGACGTCTACACGCGGACCGTGTACGGGGCCCGTACGTCCGTCACGGTCGGTGTCCTCGCCACCCTGGGGGTCGCCGTCCTGGGCTCGGTGCTCGGCGGACTCGCGGGCTACTTCGGCGGGCTCGGGGACTCGGTCCTGTCCCGGATCACCGACATCTTCTTCGCCATCCCGGTCGTCCTCGGCGGCCTAGTCCTGCTGTCCGTGGTCACCAGCAACACGGTCTGGCCGGTCATCGGCTTCATGGTGCTGCTCGGCTGGCCGCAGATCTCCCGCATCGCCCGCGGCTCCGTCATCACCGCCAAGCAGAACGACTACGTGCAGGCAGCCCGCGCCCTCGGCGCCTCCGACTCCCGCATCCTGCTGCGCCACATCGCGCCCAACGCCGTGGCGCCGGTGATCGTCGTGGCGACCATCGCGCTCGGCACCTACATCGCGCTGGAGGCCACCCTGTCCTACCTCGGTGTCGGCCTGAAGCCGCCCAGCGTCTCCTGGGGCATCGACATCTCCGCCGCCTCCCCCTACATCCGCAACGCCCCGCACGCCCTGCTCTGGCCCTCCGGAGCGCTGGCGGTCACCGTCCTGGCCTTCATCATGCTCGGCGACGCGGTGCGCGACGCCCTCGACCCGAAGCTGAGGTGACGGCGCGCCATGCTGCTCGAAGTACGCGATCTGCACGTGGAGTTCAGTACCCGGGACGGGATCGCCAAGGCCGTCAACGGGGTGTCGTACGGCGTCGACGCGGGAGAGACGCTGGCCGTGCTCGGGGAGTCCGGGTCCGGCAAGTCGGTCACCGCGCAGGCCGTGATGGGCATCCTCGACATGCCGCCCGGGCGGATCACCGCGGGGGAGATCCTCTTCCAGGGCCGGGACCTGCTCACCATGAAGGAGGAGGAGCGGCGCGGGATCAGGGGCGCCAAGATGGCGATGATCTTCCAGGACGCGCTGTCGTCCCTCAACCCCGTGATGACCGTCGGCGACCAGCTCGGCGAGATGTTCACCGTGCACCGGGGGATGTCGCGCAAGGACGCGCGGGCCAAGGCGATCGAGCTGATGGAGCAGGTGCGCATCCCCGGTGCCGCCCAGCGGGTGCGCGACTACCCGCACCAGTTCTCCGGAGGCATGCGCCAGCGCATCATGATCGCCATGGCGATTGCGCTGGAGCCGGCGCTCATCATCGCGGACGAGCCCACCACGGCCCTGGACGTCACGGTCCAGGCCCAGGTCATGGACCTGCTCGCGGAGTTGCGGCGCGAGTACCGCATGGGGCTCATCCTCATCACCCACGACCTCGGCGTCGTCGCGGACGTCGCCGACCGGATCGTGGTGATGTACGCGGGCCGGATCGTGGAGTCGGCGCCCGTGCGCGACATCTACAAGTCGCCCGCCCACCCCTACACGCGCGGCCTGCTGGACTCCATCCCGCGCCTGGACCAGAAGGGGCAGGAGCTGTACGCCATCAGGGGCCTGCCGCCGAACCTGACCCACATCCCGCCCGGCTGCGCCTTCCACCCGCGCTGCCCGATGGCCAGGGACGTCTGCCACACGGACGTGCCCCCGCTGTACGAGGTCTCCGAACAGCGCGCCAGCGCCTGCCACTTCTGGAGGGAGTGCCTGAATGGCTGAGCCGATCCTGGAGGTCAGCGGCCTCGTCAAGCACTACCCGCTCACCCGGGGCGTCCTGTTCAAGAAGCAGATCGGCGCGGTCCGGGCGGTCGACGGCGTCGACTTCACGCTGGGCAGGGGCGAGACCCTCGGCATCGTCGGCGAGTCCGGGTGCGGCAAGTCCACGGTGGCCAGGCTGCTGTGCAACCTCGAACGCCCGACGGCGGGTTCCATCAGGTTCAAGGGCGAGGACATCACCAGGCTGTCGGGCCGCGCGCTGAAGGCCGTGCGCCGCAACATCCAGATGGTCTTCCAGGACCCGTACACCTCGCTCAACCCCCGGATGACCGTGGGCGACATCATCGGGGAGCCGTACGACATCCACCCCGAGGTGGCGCCGAAGGGCGACCGGCGGCGCAGGGTCCAGGAGTTGCTGGACGTGGTCGGGCTCGACCCGGAGTACGTCAACCGCTACCCCCACCAGTTCTCCGGCGGCCAGCGCCAGCGCATCGGCATCGCACGGGGGCTGGCGCTGCGGCCCGAGGTGATCGTCGCCGACGAACCGGTGTCCGCGCTGGACGTCTCGGTCCAGGCCCAGGTGATCAACCTCCTCGACCGGCTCCAGGCGGAGTTCGACCTCTCCTACGTCTTCATCGCGCACGACCTGTCGATCGTCCGGCACATCTCGGACCGGGTCGCGGTCATGTACCTGGGGCGGATCGTGGAGACCGGCACGGACGCGGAGATCTACGAGCACGCCACGCACCCCTACACCCAGGCGCTGTTGTCGGCGGTCCCGGTCCCCGACCCCGGCGCCCGCGACCGGCGCCGGCGGATCATCCTCACGGGCGACGTCCCCTCGCCGACCGCCATCCCCTCCGGCTGCCGCTTCCGCACCAGGTGCTGGAAGGCGCGAGAGCGCTGTGCCGCGGAGGTTCCGGCGCTGGCGGTGCCGGAGGAGTTCCGGCACACCTCGGGCCCGGTGGCCCACGCCTCGGCGTGCCTCTTCGCGGCGACACTGCCGGCCGCGCAGGAGATCCCGGACGCGCAGGAGGCCCCGGCCGCGGAGGAGATGCAGGCCGCGGAGGAGACCCCGGCCGAGGAGGAGACCCCGGCCGAGGCGGAGGCCATGGAGAAGAACGGCAACGGGCCGGGGTGACATGGTGCACCCCGGCCCGCTCACGGCACCCGCACGGCCGTACGCGGTTCAGCCTCGCGGGTCCTTATATCCGCACCGCTTCCGTGAAGTTGCCCTCGTGTTAAGGCGGTTCCCGGTGGTTCGGGCGATCAGGCGAGCGCTCGCCTGAGGAAGTCCCGCTGGAGCAGCAGCAGGTTCTCGGCGACCTCCTCCTGCGGGGTCATGTGGGTCACGCCGGACAGCGG comes from the Streptomyces sp. NBC_00820 genome and includes:
- a CDS encoding peptide ABC transporter substrate-binding protein, which encodes MRGITHARWAAGAVAVALAATGCGGGAAGSDGGIGTAVLSSSWGDPQNPLEPANTNEVQGGKVLDMVFRGLKMYDPRTGKADDMLAESITTTDSRNFTVKVKGGWTFSNGEKVTARSFVDAWNYGASLRNNQKNAYFFGYIEGYDKVHPTRGSQSADRLSGLKVVDDHTFTVKLDQKFSSFPDTLGYAAFAPLPRAFFTDHAGWLKKPVGNGPYRIESYQRGAQMNLRTWDRYPGPDKAVNGGVTLKVYTDSNTAYTDLMAGNLDLVDDIPAAQLRNVRSDLGDRYINTPAGIIQTLEFPFYDKRWNRPGSEKVRTGLSMAINRKQITDTLFRQTRTPASDWTSPVLGVQGGFKEGLCGKACAYDPAGAKKLVKEGGGIPGGQVKITYNADAGSHRQWIDAVCNSINNALGDNKACVGNPVGTFADFRNQIGQHRMSGPFRAGWQMDYPLIQNFLQPMYYTDASSNDGKWSNGEFDKLVDQANAESDPIRSVATFQKAEEVVRDHMAAIPLWYQNGSAGYSDRLSDVALNPFSVPVYNEIKVS
- a CDS encoding ABC transporter permease is translated as MGRYVVRRLLQMIPVFVGSTLLIFLMVNVMGDPVAGLCGERSCDPATAAQLKREFGLDKPLWQQYLTYMGNVFTGDFGTAFNGQKVTELMATSFPVTIRLTVVAIVFEVVVGITLGVVTGLRRGRPVDTAVLLLTLVVISVPTFVTGLLLQLLLGVEWGWIRPSVPPEAAFDELIVPGLVLASVSLAYVTRLTRTSIAENKRSDYVRTAIAKGLPRRRVVVRHLLRNSLIPVVTFIGTDIGALMGGAIVTERIFNIHGVGYQLYQGILRQNTQTVVGFVTVLVLVFLAANLLVDLLYAVLDPRIRYA
- a CDS encoding ABC transporter permease; this translates as MPEQQSYEADGAIAGTGAGGAMDLAASEAAGLERGPGGPAGTGPRGRPRSLWSDAWRDLRRNPVFLVSAAVILFLVFISLWPSAITSGSPLTCDLAKSQEGPAPGHPFGYDGQGCDVYTRTVYGARTSVTVGVLATLGVAVLGSVLGGLAGYFGGLGDSVLSRITDIFFAIPVVLGGLVLLSVVTSNTVWPVIGFMVLLGWPQISRIARGSVITAKQNDYVQAARALGASDSRILLRHIAPNAVAPVIVVATIALGTYIALEATLSYLGVGLKPPSVSWGIDISAASPYIRNAPHALLWPSGALAVTVLAFIMLGDAVRDALDPKLR
- a CDS encoding ABC transporter ATP-binding protein, whose protein sequence is MLLEVRDLHVEFSTRDGIAKAVNGVSYGVDAGETLAVLGESGSGKSVTAQAVMGILDMPPGRITAGEILFQGRDLLTMKEEERRGIRGAKMAMIFQDALSSLNPVMTVGDQLGEMFTVHRGMSRKDARAKAIELMEQVRIPGAAQRVRDYPHQFSGGMRQRIMIAMAIALEPALIIADEPTTALDVTVQAQVMDLLAELRREYRMGLILITHDLGVVADVADRIVVMYAGRIVESAPVRDIYKSPAHPYTRGLLDSIPRLDQKGQELYAIRGLPPNLTHIPPGCAFHPRCPMARDVCHTDVPPLYEVSEQRASACHFWRECLNG
- a CDS encoding ABC transporter ATP-binding protein, with protein sequence MAEPILEVSGLVKHYPLTRGVLFKKQIGAVRAVDGVDFTLGRGETLGIVGESGCGKSTVARLLCNLERPTAGSIRFKGEDITRLSGRALKAVRRNIQMVFQDPYTSLNPRMTVGDIIGEPYDIHPEVAPKGDRRRRVQELLDVVGLDPEYVNRYPHQFSGGQRQRIGIARGLALRPEVIVADEPVSALDVSVQAQVINLLDRLQAEFDLSYVFIAHDLSIVRHISDRVAVMYLGRIVETGTDAEIYEHATHPYTQALLSAVPVPDPGARDRRRRIILTGDVPSPTAIPSGCRFRTRCWKARERCAAEVPALAVPEEFRHTSGPVAHASACLFAATLPAAQEIPDAQEAPAAEEMQAAEETPAEEETPAEAEAMEKNGNGPG